The region TTCCCAGTTGCCGTAGTGGGAAACCAGGAAAACGATGCCTCGCTCATTCTGTTTTCTGAGCGCTTCAATCTTTTCCTGGGCCTCCTTCAGATTGACAATACTCCCTCGATAATCCATTCGATTGGTCAGCATCAGGACCATCTCCGTATAGAAGTGCGCTTTATGCCATCGATATTCTTCGACCAGACGATCAAGATCTTTTGCCGATTTGTCGGGAAAGGCCAAGGCTAGATGCTCCAGGATGCGCCGTTCACGCCGTCCTCCGGGGGCATAGCTCCGCTCGACAATCAAACGAGCCAATCCGTAGAGTACCGGGCGGGGCATAAATCGGGAAGCCCCCAGGAGCGTTCTGACGGCATAGTACTCGAGATGTTTTCTCATAGCGGAAATACTCCCTGTTCTCTGGGCTCTTGCTATAATTCTAGCGAAAGGCAAACAATGATTTGTATTTTTGACTGCGAAACCATTCCCGATATCGAACTGATCCGTAAAAACCTCGAGGTGAGCGGGCTTGATGATCTCCAAGCCATCGAAAAAGCCCAAGAACTCTATGCAGAAGCGCACAACGGCAATACCTTTCTGCCGCTTCCCTATCATCGCGTTGTCGCCCTCTCCGCAGTCATCGCCGATGATTTCGGCAATTTCATCAAAGTGGGAGATTTCGGGCACAATTCGGAGGATGAGGCAAAAATCATTCGGCATTTTTTTGACTTCATCGAAGAAAAGAATCCCCGGCTGGTCTCCTTCAACGGCCGCGGATTCGATATGCCGATGCTTCTGATCCGTGCCATGCGCTACAACTTCTCATTTCCGGCCTGGTTCGACCAGAACAATCCCCAGCTCAACAAAACCAAATGGGAAAATTACCGGCAACGCTATGCCGAAGAGTTCCACACCGACCTGCTCGACAGTCTGGGGGGATTCGGCGCCGTGAGGAACCTCAAGCTCGACCTGCTCTGCACGATGGCCGGCATCCCGGGCAAATACGATGTGAGCGGTGATCAGGTAACGCAACTTTACTACGAGGGAAAACTGGAACAGATCAGAGAGTATTGCCAATCGGACGTGTTGAATACCTATTGGCTCTGGCTGAAATACGAACTGCTCAGAGGCAAACTGACCCGGGAAGACTATGCCCGTTTTCTCCTATCGATGAAAGAGAAAATGCCGCAGGAACAAGGATATTATCTCCCCTTCGCCGAAGCGATCGAAAAGGAGCTGGAACGCTTGGAGATTTAACGTTAGCTCCCATTGGATATAATCGCATACTTACAGAAAGAAGGGTGTATTAGTGTATTGGTGTATTGGTATATTGGGAAGAATGGTGAATTCAAGAAAAGCAAAACAAGTTAGCGTCACTCCACATTTCTCATTTCTCATTCCTCATTCCTCATTTGTTCCCGTCAGGAGAACATCGTGATTGGGGTCATCGACTACAAAATGGGGAACCTCGGTTCGGTCCTGAACGCCTTTGCCAAGGTGGGGGCCCGAGCTGAGCTGGTGAGTGATCCCAAACACCTCAAAAAATACGATCGGATTCAATTGCCCGGAGTGGGAGCCTTTCCCGATGCGATGGAGCACTTACGCTCGACCGGTATGGACGAAGCGATCCGGGAGTTCGCCCGAAGCGGCAAACCGCTGATGGGAACCTGCCTGGGGATGCAGCTTCTTTTTGAAGAGAGTGAAGAGTTTGGAAAGCACCAGGGGCTGGGTTTGATCCCCGGTCGGGTGGTCCGCTTTGATGAAAGCAAATTCGACCATACTCTGAAGGTTCCCCATATGGGCTGGAACGAGCTTTTCGTTCAGCGAACGAAAGGAGGGGAAGATAAAAGATGGAAGTCGGAAGATGGAAGATCAACCCTCTTTGAGGGATTGCCCGACGAATTCTATCTCTACTTCGTCCACTCCTACCATGCGGTCTGCGATGATGAGTATGCTATCGGCAAGACCTATTATGGTTATGAATTTGTCTCTGCCGTCCAGAGGGAGAATATCTTCGGCATCCAGCCTCACCCCGAAAAGAGCCACGATAACGGCTTGAAGATCGTCAAAAATTTCACGAAACTCTAAAAACCTATTGGTATAACAAAGGATGAATATGACCTCGAACTCCTCACATATTTTTGACAAAGGTCAAAAATGATTATCCTCCCCGCGATAGACCTCAAAGACGGAAAAGCCGTCCGTCTCTCCAAGGGTTTGATGGATTCGGCCAAGATCTATAGCGACGAGCCCTGGCAGGTCGCCAAGCATTTCGAAGAGCTTGGGAGCGAATGGCTCCATCTGGTGGATCTCAACGGTGCCTTCGCCGGTGAACCGAAGAATCTGGAGCAAATCCGGAAAATCCGTGAAAACTGCAACCTGAAACTGGAACTGGGCGGAGGTATTCGGGACGAGGAGACGATCCGAATGTATCTCGATCTAGGGGTCGATCGTTTGATCCTGGGTTCCGTAGCGGTCAAAGACCCCGATTTCGTGCGGAAAATGGCCGCAAAATACCCCATCGTGGTCGGGATCGACGCTATCGACGGGATGGTGGCCGTGGAGGGCTGGGCCGAAGTGAGTGAAATGAAGGCCACCGACCTGGCCAGAGCCTTTGCCGACGCGGGAGTTGAAGCGATCATCTGCACCGATGTGGGACGCGACGGAATGCTCAGCGGTATCAATGTCGAATTTACCCGCTCCATCGCCCACGCCAGCGGCCTACCCACCATCGCCAGCGGCGGCCTCCGAGACATCGAAGATATCCGGCGTCTCATCGAAGCCGGAATCTACGGAACGATTGTCGGCAAAGCCTTCTACGAAGGGACGCTTGATCTCGAAGAGGCTTTCCGCCTGGCGAAAGGAGCCAACCGATGAAGGAGCGTTACAGTGAAGTGACCTTTGTCACCGATTCGGCCTATGTGGATCTCCTGGCCGATTTTATCGGCACCGTCAGCAACGAGGCGATCGAATACGGGGAGGACCGCATCATCCTGCGCACGGAACAGGATACCGGGGAACTAATCGACAAAGTCCGAGCGATGGTTCGTGAAATCTCCAATGACTTTCCCCTGGAAATTTCCGAGGAGGAGAAGGAGAACGTCGATTGGATCCAGGCTTATCAGGATTCGGTACAACCCATCGAAGCGGGGCCCTTCTACATCCATCCCGAGTGGTATCCTCCCAAGGAGGAGAAGATCAACATCCTGATTAACCCCGCTTTGGCCTTCGGCTCGGGGCATCACGCTACGACTTATAGCTGCCTGGAGGCGATCGCCGAGTATGTCACTCCCCAGGATCGTCTCCTGGATGTGGGCTGCGGCAGCGGGATCCTGGCCCTGGCAGCCCGGAAACTCGGCGCTACTGTGGAGCTCTGTGACACCGACCCCCTGGCCGTGGAGAGCGCCGCCGAAAACTTCCGCCTTAACGATGAGCGGTTTGAGAAAATCTGGGAAGGCTCGGCCCATAAAACCGATCAAAAATACACCGTCGTCGTGGCTAATATCATCGCGGATGTCCTCAAAGCCATCGCCCCGCAACTAAAAGCAAGAATGGAAAAAGATTCTCTCTTGATTCTTTCAGGGATTTTGGATAAAAAAGAGGCTATTGTATCGGCGGCATTCCAGGACCTTGAGCTTCTGGAACGCAAGCAAAGAGATGAATGGGTCACCCTGATCTATACAAATAAAAAGGACGTCAATGGCTAAGAAACCCAACGACAACAAAAACAATAAGAATTTTTTCAATGACAACCCACTGCTGGCCTTCGCCCTCTTTTCCATCGTCATTATCCTGGTTTTCAAACTCCTGATTGGCGATCAAGCCGGTGGGCTGAATCAGATGATGATGCCTCAGGGACAGGGCATTGTCGCGACCAAAAAGGTCACCTATTCCGCTGTGAAAAACCTGGCCAAAGAGGGCAAGATCCAAAAGGTCAAGATCACCCCGACCACCATCGAGGCGATCGGGGAAGAGGATGGACGCACCCTCCGGTATATCGCGGAGAAAATTCCCGCCAATGACCCCGATTTCATCAAAATCCTCGATGAAAAGCATATCGAATACAGTGGGGTGATGGGGAACGGCTTTGTCAGTGAAATGATCAGTATGCTTCTGCCCATCTTTATCTTTTTCGCTATATGGATTTTCCTGGCAAAACGTATGTCCAAGGGAATGGGCGGCGGCATTCTAGGTGTCGGCAAGGCCGGTAAACTGATCAACAGTGAAAAGCCCAACGTCAAATTTGATGATGTCGCCGGAGTCGATGAGGCCAAAGAAGAGGTCAAAGAGATCGTCGACTTTCTCAAGTATCCCGAACGCTACATCGCCCTGGGAGCCAAGATCCCCAAAGGGGTCCTGCTGGTGGGCCCTCCGGGGACCGGAAAAACCCTGCTCGCCAAAGCGGTAGCCGGAGAGGCGAGTGTCCCCTTCTTCTCCGTCAGCGGATCGAGCTTTATCGAAATGTTCGTCGGGGTGGGGGCAAGCCGGGTCCGTGACCTCTTCGAGCAGGCCAAAAAAGAGGCACCTTCCATCATCTTCATCGACGAGATCGATGCCATTGGAAAGAGCCGGACAGCCGGAGGCCCGATGGGCGGCAACGACGAGCGGGAGCAGACCCTCAACCAGCTTCTGGCGGAGATGGACGGTTTCGGTTCGGACACGCCGGTCATCGTCCTGGCGGCGACCAACCGCCCCGAAGTCCTCGACCCGGCGCTCTTGCGCGCAGGGCGCTTCGACCGGCAAGTCCTGGTGGACAAGCCCGATTTCGAGGGACGTCTGGCGATCCTGAAGATCCACAGCCGGGATGTCAAGCTGGCCCCTGATGTCGACCTGGAGGAGGTGGCCAAAGCCACAGCCGGACTGGCGGGGGCCGATCTGGCCAATATCATCAATGAAGCAGCCTTGCTTGCCGGTCGTCAGAACAAGAAACAGATCGAACAGTCCGATCTGATGGAGGCGATCGAACGGGCCTTTGTGGGACTGGAAAAGAAGAACCGCAAGATCAACGACCTGGAGAAGCGTATCGTCAGTTACCACGAAAGCGGCCACGCCCTGATGGCGGAACTGACCGAGGGAGCGACCCGGGTCACCAAGGTTTCGATCATCCCGAGAGGGCTCGGGGCTCTGGGATACACTCTGCACCTGCCTGACGAAGAGAACCGCTTCCTCAAGCAAAAACATGAACTCCTGGCCGAGATCGATGTCCTGCTGGGGGGACGGGCTTCCGAGGAGATCTTCATCGGAGACATTTCCACCGGTGCCGGCAACGACCTGCAGCGTGCCACCGATATCATCAAGGATATGATCACCAAATACGGTATGAGCGATGTAGCGGGGCTGATGGTCCTGGAGAAAAATGCCGGCGGCGCCTTCCTCAACGGTGGACAAGTGATCAAAGATTACAGCGAAAAGACTGCCGAAGCGATCGACGAAGCGGTCAAAAAGCTCCTCGATGAGCGCTACAAGCATGTCAAGAGCACCCTCAAGGATTATGCGGAGGCGATCCATGAAATGGCCAAGGTGCTCCTCGATGTCGAAGTAATCGAGGGATGTAAGGTCCGGGAGATCATCGAAGAGTTTGAAAAGCGCCACAATCTCCCCAGCCGCCTGGCCCATAAAGACAAGGTCGAAGAGGAGCGCTGTGCCCGGGAAGAGCGGGCGGAAAAGCGCGCCGAAGAGCGGAAAGGGAACACGGCTGAAAAGCCGTCAGATGAATCTTCTTCCGAGAGCGAATCATCCGGAGAGAACGATGAAAAACAACAAGACCCGAGCGGACAGAATGAGGGTTAACGCTCTGGATAGGAGCTGCTGATGTCCCAATCAAGACTGGCCTATGTCCTGCCCAACCTCTTCACCGCGGCATCGATCTTTACCGGGGTTCTGAGCATGATCAAAGCCTCCCAGGGAGATTTCGTCCAGGCGGCGTGGTTGATCTTCCTCTCCCTGGTCTTCGACGGCTTGGATGGACGGGTCGCCCGCCTGACCCGGACCACCAGCCGATTCGGTGTAGAATTCGACTCCCTGGCAGATATCATCGCTTTTGGCGTCGCTCCGGCGATGCTGATCTATTTTCAATTCGGCCACAACTATGGGAGATTCGGCGTCCTGGTCAGTGCGCTCTATGTGATCTTCGGAGCCATTCGCCTCGCCCGCTTCAACGTGACCCACGGAGCGGGAGATCCCAATGTCTTTATCGGGGTACCCATTCCCACCGCCGCTGTCTTTGTCGCCTCGACGTCCCTGCTTTTGACGGAACACCCCTCTTTGCGGCTTCTGGAAGGAACCCTGCTCGTTCTTTCACTCCTGGTGGCTTTGCTGATGGTCAGCAATATCCGTTACCCTTCCTTCAAAAAGATCGATCTGCGTCGTCCCCTCGTCCTCAAGACACTGATCGTCCTGACGCTTCTTGGATCATTGCTCTATCTCTACCCTGCGGAAGGTTTTGCCGCTATCATCCTCGGCTATATTCTTTACGGTCCTCTCCGCGCTTTGAAGCTCAAACGTCTAAGAATCCACTCAAAAGAATAATCCCTGGGCAAATACCTCGGTTAAACTTTCAAAAAAGATTGGAAAAGGAATCAGATAAAAGGGGATGAGACTTCAAGTGTCCCGTTTCCCGAAAGAAAATCAGGGCTGCATAGATTCGCAGTAGGGGCACTTTTTGGCTTCGATGGGAATTTCCATAGCGCATTCGGGACACTTTTTGGTCGTGGCCTCTTCGACAACCTCTTCTTTCTTCGTCAGGCGGTTGTAATAGCGCACGAAAATGAAGACGACGAATCCCAAAATAACGAATGAGACGAAATCGTTGATAAACAGACCGTATTTGATGGCGGGCGCACCGGCCTTGTCCAAAGCTTCAAGATTCGGATAGTGTTTGCCGTCGAGGGGAATGAAAAGTTGGGAGAAATCGACCTTGCCCAGAAGCAGGCCCAGCGGCGGCATAATAATATTGTTGACCATCGATTTGACGACGGTAGCAAAAGCCGCACCGAAGATGAAGCCCACAGCCATATCGACCATATTCCCTTTGATCAGGAATTCTTTGAAATCTTTCCACATTTGTAATCCTTTGTGTAGTTTCAAGAATCTTATCCTAATCAATGGAATAGCTTGCTGAGGATAAAAGGAACGACACCGGAATAATTTTAATCTCGGATCTTAAAGCCCTATCTCATCCAACTCTTTGAATTTGAAGGCTTCGACGATCAACTCCAGGGTATCCTGACCTTCGCGGCGCACGAGAACCATCATTCCCGCTTCCATCAAATCCATATAGTTCTCGAATCGGTTTTCAAGCACGGCAAAATCGATCCAATCGGCACCCGTCTCTTCCCACGTAGGATGGAAGGTCACTTCGCGGACGGCTCCCTCATCGAAATCGATCAGCGCCCACTGTTCAGCCTCGGAGCGGGAAGCGATCTGCGCCTTTTTGGGATCCGAACCTTTGACGGGGACCAAGATCAGCATGTCGCCCCTTTGATCTTCTCGGGATCGAGCTTGAGCTCTTCGTTGTTCATCACGCCGATTCCTCGATCCAGCACCCGGCGGGCGATCTCCTTGGCCTCATCCAGGGAGTGCATCTTGCAGCTGCCGCACTGGTAGATATTGAGCTCGGGGATCGCCTCCTGAGCGGGAACTTCCAATACATCCCGCATCGAAGCTTCCCAGGCTTTGGCCACTTCCTCTTCGTCCGGTGTGCCGATCAGGGACATATAGAATCCGGTCCGGCATCCCATCGGAGAGATATCGATGATCTCCACCCCCTCCCGGTTGAGATGTTCCCGCATAAACCCGGCGAAAAGATGCTCGAGGGTATGGATCCCCTTCTCACTCATCATCTCTTCGTTGGGGCGGCAGAAACGCAAATCGAAGACAGTGATCGTATCCCCACAGGGAGTCTGCATCGTCTTGGCGACCCGCACCGCCGGGGCGGGCATCCGGGTGTGATCGACCATGAAGCTATCGAGCATCGGCATAAACAATCCTTTGATTTTTGGAAGGATTATAGCATTTTCATCCCTGCCGGCTGAGAAAAAAGTCACCCGGCGTCTCCGGATCATGCCTCTGCTCAGTACGATCTCTCCTTGACCGAAGCGGAAAGATTTAGCGGACTTTTGTATCCAGGGGCTCCTTGTGCAAAACCCTGGCACGAAGGCGTGACTGGGCATCGGTCAGCTGAAACTCCATCTCCGGATCGAGGTGCTCCAGAGGCACCCTCCGGCCATCCAGGCTCACCTCGGCCCAGCCCTCCCGGGTGCGTTGTCTCGGATTTTGAAGGCGCAGTTGCTCTTCGAGTATCTTCACCCGCCCCTCCTGGCGTGCCAACTGACGCCGGATCGTCTCGTCACAGCGACGTTGCAGGGGAAGCAACTCCCCCTCGAATTGGCTGAGACGGTATCGGATCACTTCCCGATAGTCTCGCCGGAGCCGAGCAAACTCTTCTAAAGCGCTTTGCAGTCGGCTCAAAATCGAAGCACGTTTCAGTGCCTCCTCTTCCCGGCGCAGGCGTTCTTCGCTGCTTCGCAACAGCTCCCGCATCCTTCGCCGCAGGCGATCGGCCCGCTCATCCAGGGTGCGGAGCAGCTCGTTTTGATCGGGTAGGATCATCTCCATCGCCGCACTGGGGGTGGGCGCTCTCAGATCGGCGACGAAATCGGAGATGAGGGTATCCACCTCGTGTCCGACCGCACTCACTACCGGAGTCTGGGCTTGGAAGATCGCTTCGGCTACCGCCTCTTCGTTGAAGGCCCAGAGATCCTCGGCACTCCCCCCGCCCCGTCCGGTAACGATGATGTCGGCTCCCAGAGTGTCGGCGTAGGCGATGGCCCGGGCGATGGACTCCGCCGCCCCCTCCCCCTGCACCAGGGTATCAACGACGATGAGTTCCGTCAGAGGCCAGCGCCTTCGGGCGATCTTGAGCATATCCTGCAGCGCCGCCCCTCCCACTGCCGTCACCAACGCGATGCGTCGCGGGTAGCGGGGAAGTGGCTTTTTGCGCTCGGCGGCGAAATAGCCCTGGGCTTCCAAACGCTTTTTGAGCTGCTCAAACGCCACGGCCAAAGCCCCCCGTCCATACGGTTCCACACTCACAGCGATCATCTGATACTCTCCGCGGGGCGTATAGACCCCCACCGAGCCGTCGATCACCACGTGCGCCCCCTTCTCCAGACGGAATTTCAGTCGCGCGGCATTGGAACGCCACATCACACAGCGCAGGGTGCTGCGATCATCTTTGACGGAAAAGTAGATATGCCCGCTGGAATGATAAGTCACCGAAGCGATCTCCCCCTCCAGGCGGATATGCATAAAGGTCGCTTCGAGGAGGGACTTGATTTTTTCGTTGAGGGCGGAAACGGTTATTAAATTCACGGAAATCTCCGTGAATTTTTAATGAGGAATGAGGAGTGAGGAATGAGGAGTTTAGGTAAGCGTTGCTGTGCAACGCATTTATTCAAATCGTCGCCGCAGGCGACCCCATTCCCCAATAACCAATAGACCAATACACCAATAACCGGTGCTCCAAATTGCCCAATGCCCAATGCCCAATGCCTCATTTATTTACGCACTACCCACTATCTTTTCTGCGCAACAAACAGTGTGCTGATCCCCATCGAAAAGGGTTTGACGTAGCGGATTTCGAAGCCGGCTTCTACGAGCTCTCTGCTGAGCATTTCGGTGGTGAGAAACTGCTCGATGGAATCGGGCAGATAGCGGTAGGCGGCATAGTTTTTGCTCACCAGGCCGCCGACGGTGGGGAGGATTTTTTTCATATAGAGATCCACCAGGGGGGCGGTGAGCCCCTTTTTCTCCTGCTTGGTAAACTCCAGGATCACCACCATCCCTCCGGGTTTGAGGGCGCGGTGAAATTCGGAGAGTGCCTCCTGGCGGTCGACGACGTTGCGGATACCGTAGCTGATGGAGATGATCTCCGTGCTCTCGTCTTCGAGAGGGAGTTCCTGGGCCTTTCCCTCCACGAAACGGGCGAAATCCACCTTTTTGCGTGCCACTTCCAGCATCCCGCCGGAGGGATCGATGCCGACATAATCCTCCACATCGATTCCCTTGAGCGCGGCACGGTCCCGCCAATGCAGCAGCAGATCTCCCGTCCCGGTAGCGACATCGGCGATCCGCTCGACCTTTTGCTTGCCCAGGAGTTCATAAGCCTTGTCGCAACCTTTTTTGCGCCACTGCACATCGATGCCGAAGCTGAGCACCCGGTTGGCCAAGTCGTAGGTCTCGGCGATCTCGTCGAACATATGGACGATCTTGTCCTGTTTTTCCTTGCTATTCAAAACGGCTCCAGAGTATGAGATCCACACCGATGGATGCGTGGTGTAGATACTTCAATTTTTGATCGACATTATAGGATAAGGGGTGCGCACTCAGCTTAGGGGTCTGATAGAGAAGGAGCCAATCGATACGATCCTGCAGCGCTTTGAGCATCCCTTCACCCCCCTCGACGAGCAGGAAGGAGGGACGATCCAGGAGAGGCTCTATGTCATCGGTAATACGCACCTGGCGGTCGGAAACCCCAAAAAGCGGAATGGAACGGTCAAACTCATTTTGACGGGAGTAGATGCAGACATTAGGAGCCCGCTTTTGATCGACAAAACGGCAATCAAGCGTCGGCCGATCGGTGCGGACGGTGGACCCACCAATGAGCAACTCGTCGACCACGGCTCTGAGACGGTGAACGTGCTCCAGGGATTCGGGGGAACTCAGATACCCTCCCCCGATGCGTCCATTGGTGGTCTGGGCCAGCTTGAAGAGGACAAAGGCCCGCTCCTGCCAAATCAAAAAAGGCTCCAAGAGTTCCCGGGCCTCCTCCTCACAGACACCCGTTGCCACTTCGATCCCGTGATCGGCCAGGATCTCCAAGCCGCCGCCGTGGCCGGGGATCGGATCGGCAGTGGCCACCACCACCCGATGCAGGGGAAAGCGGCTCAAAGCCCAGGCACACGAGGGGGTGCGGCCGTGGTGGGCGCAGGGCTCCAGGGTCACATAGAGGCTCACCCCCCGAAAGAGCTCTTCGGGGACCGTTTGCAAAAAGTCGTAAACCGCGTCGGCATCGGCAGAATCCACCGCTGCTTCACGCCCCTCCAAGGCTTCGTAGGCCGCCAGCATCGCCCACAACTCCGCGTGGGATTCCCCCGCCTTGTGATGCGCCTCCACCGCCAGGATGCGCCCCTCTTTGACCACACAGCACCCCACCGCCGGATTGGGATAGGTCAATCCCTGGTAACGCCACGCCTCACCGAGTGCCAACTGCATATAGAATCGGTCATCGATCTTCATAAAATTTGCCTTTCATTTTAGTCGCACGTCGCAAGCACGGGGCTTCGCCCCTCAAGTCGCAAGCGTTTAGTCACTGGTCATTAGTCATTGGTCATTGGGGATTGGCAAAAATTTCTCAATCCAAAATCCAAAATCCAAAATCCAAAATTTTTATTCCTCATTCCTCATTCGCCAAAAGCTCTCTCAGCCTCCGTGCGTCCCTCACCGCATTTCCCTCCATATCGTTGTTGAAATAGACAAAGACAGGGCGGTTATGGTTCAGCTCTTTTTGGAGGCGCTCGGCCCAGTGCTGGAGGGTCGCGTCATCATAGCTGCCGCGGTAGTGGCCCGAAGGGCCGTGCAGGCGCAGGTAGGCGAACTCCGCCGTGCTCACATCGGGCACGCTTTTGCGGCCGTAATCGTGCCAACAGAGGGCAACCCCGTGATGGCGCAAGATCACATAGACCGCTTCGTCATACCAGCTTTCGTGACGGAACTCCACGACGAAACGCCACCCGCCCCCGTGGGGGAGCTGCGCCAGGAAATCCCCTAGAAGCTCATCGTTACGGTGGAGCGAGGGAGGCAGTTGGAAGAGTACGGCGGCGAGTTTGTGTTTGATGGGTTTAAGCAGATGCAAAAAACGCAGAAGCTCTTCTCGGGTATCGGCAAGCTTTTTGTAATGGGTGATCCCCCGATGGGCTTTGAAAGCGAAGAGGAAACCTTCCGGGGATTTCTCATCCCAATGTGTGATGGTCTTGGCTTTGGGGAGATGGTAGAAGGTGCTGTTCATCTCCACCGTGTCGAATCGGGTGGCGAAATACTCGAACCAGCGGTTTTTGGGCAAATCCTCCGGATAGAGCACTCCCCGCCAGTGTTCATAGTAGAACCCCGACGTTCCGATATAGGCGCGGGTCTGCATCGGCTTAGCGGGGATAGATCCCCATCAGCTCCGCCTCGGCCAGCAGATGGTCCTTCATCGCCGCCAGGAGGGTGTTGCGATCGATACCCGGTTCCAGCGGCAACGGCACATCCAGAGCGAAGAGTCGGATGAAATAGCGATGGGGACGGTCCGGGGGACAGGGGCCTCCGTAGCCGATCTTGCCGAAATCGTTGATCCCCTGTCGGATCCCGTACTCCAGTTCGGGAGCGGGCGGAACCCCCTCGGGCAATCCCCTCACCGTGGCGGGCATATTGTAGATAA is a window of Nitratifractor salsuginis DSM 16511 DNA encoding:
- a CDS encoding 3'-5' exonuclease translates to MICIFDCETIPDIELIRKNLEVSGLDDLQAIEKAQELYAEAHNGNTFLPLPYHRVVALSAVIADDFGNFIKVGDFGHNSEDEAKIIRHFFDFIEEKNPRLVSFNGRGFDMPMLLIRAMRYNFSFPAWFDQNNPQLNKTKWENYRQRYAEEFHTDLLDSLGGFGAVRNLKLDLLCTMAGIPGKYDVSGDQVTQLYYEGKLEQIREYCQSDVLNTYWLWLKYELLRGKLTREDYARFLLSMKEKMPQEQGYYLPFAEAIEKELERLEI
- the hisH gene encoding imidazole glycerol phosphate synthase subunit HisH, which gives rise to MIGVIDYKMGNLGSVLNAFAKVGARAELVSDPKHLKKYDRIQLPGVGAFPDAMEHLRSTGMDEAIREFARSGKPLMGTCLGMQLLFEESEEFGKHQGLGLIPGRVVRFDESKFDHTLKVPHMGWNELFVQRTKGGEDKRWKSEDGRSTLFEGLPDEFYLYFVHSYHAVCDDEYAIGKTYYGYEFVSAVQRENIFGIQPHPEKSHDNGLKIVKNFTKL
- the hisA gene encoding 1-(5-phosphoribosyl)-5-[(5-phosphoribosylamino)methylideneamino]imidazole-4-carboxamide isomerase; translation: MIILPAIDLKDGKAVRLSKGLMDSAKIYSDEPWQVAKHFEELGSEWLHLVDLNGAFAGEPKNLEQIRKIRENCNLKLELGGGIRDEETIRMYLDLGVDRLILGSVAVKDPDFVRKMAAKYPIVVGIDAIDGMVAVEGWAEVSEMKATDLARAFADAGVEAIICTDVGRDGMLSGINVEFTRSIAHASGLPTIASGGLRDIEDIRRLIEAGIYGTIVGKAFYEGTLDLEEAFRLAKGANR
- a CDS encoding 50S ribosomal protein L11 methyltransferase, with product MKERYSEVTFVTDSAYVDLLADFIGTVSNEAIEYGEDRIILRTEQDTGELIDKVRAMVREISNDFPLEISEEEKENVDWIQAYQDSVQPIEAGPFYIHPEWYPPKEEKINILINPALAFGSGHHATTYSCLEAIAEYVTPQDRLLDVGCGSGILALAARKLGATVELCDTDPLAVESAAENFRLNDERFEKIWEGSAHKTDQKYTVVVANIIADVLKAIAPQLKARMEKDSLLILSGILDKKEAIVSAAFQDLELLERKQRDEWVTLIYTNKKDVNG
- the ftsH gene encoding ATP-dependent zinc metalloprotease FtsH; its protein translation is MAKKPNDNKNNKNFFNDNPLLAFALFSIVIILVFKLLIGDQAGGLNQMMMPQGQGIVATKKVTYSAVKNLAKEGKIQKVKITPTTIEAIGEEDGRTLRYIAEKIPANDPDFIKILDEKHIEYSGVMGNGFVSEMISMLLPIFIFFAIWIFLAKRMSKGMGGGILGVGKAGKLINSEKPNVKFDDVAGVDEAKEEVKEIVDFLKYPERYIALGAKIPKGVLLVGPPGTGKTLLAKAVAGEASVPFFSVSGSSFIEMFVGVGASRVRDLFEQAKKEAPSIIFIDEIDAIGKSRTAGGPMGGNDEREQTLNQLLAEMDGFGSDTPVIVLAATNRPEVLDPALLRAGRFDRQVLVDKPDFEGRLAILKIHSRDVKLAPDVDLEEVAKATAGLAGADLANIINEAALLAGRQNKKQIEQSDLMEAIERAFVGLEKKNRKINDLEKRIVSYHESGHALMAELTEGATRVTKVSIIPRGLGALGYTLHLPDEENRFLKQKHELLAEIDVLLGGRASEEIFIGDISTGAGNDLQRATDIIKDMITKYGMSDVAGLMVLEKNAGGAFLNGGQVIKDYSEKTAEAIDEAVKKLLDERYKHVKSTLKDYAEAIHEMAKVLLDVEVIEGCKVREIIEEFEKRHNLPSRLAHKDKVEEERCAREERAEKRAEERKGNTAEKPSDESSSESESSGENDEKQQDPSGQNEG
- the pssA gene encoding CDP-diacylglycerol--serine O-phosphatidyltransferase, producing MSQSRLAYVLPNLFTAASIFTGVLSMIKASQGDFVQAAWLIFLSLVFDGLDGRVARLTRTTSRFGVEFDSLADIIAFGVAPAMLIYFQFGHNYGRFGVLVSALYVIFGAIRLARFNVTHGAGDPNVFIGVPIPTAAVFVASTSLLLTEHPSLRLLEGTLLVLSLLVALLMVSNIRYPSFKKIDLRRPLVLKTLIVLTLLGSLLYLYPAEGFAAIILGYILYGPLRALKLKRLRIHSKE
- the mscL gene encoding large conductance mechanosensitive channel protein MscL produces the protein MWKDFKEFLIKGNMVDMAVGFIFGAAFATVVKSMVNNIIMPPLGLLLGKVDFSQLFIPLDGKHYPNLEALDKAGAPAIKYGLFINDFVSFVILGFVVFIFVRYYNRLTKKEEVVEEATTKKCPECAMEIPIEAKKCPYCESMQP
- the luxS gene encoding S-ribosylhomocysteine lyase; amino-acid sequence: MPMLDSFMVDHTRMPAPAVRVAKTMQTPCGDTITVFDLRFCRPNEEMMSEKGIHTLEHLFAGFMREHLNREGVEIIDISPMGCRTGFYMSLIGTPDEEEVAKAWEASMRDVLEVPAQEAIPELNIYQCGSCKMHSLDEAKEIARRVLDRGIGVMNNEELKLDPEKIKGATC
- the xseA gene encoding exodeoxyribonuclease VII large subunit, with the protein product MNLITVSALNEKIKSLLEATFMHIRLEGEIASVTYHSSGHIYFSVKDDRSTLRCVMWRSNAARLKFRLEKGAHVVIDGSVGVYTPRGEYQMIAVSVEPYGRGALAVAFEQLKKRLEAQGYFAAERKKPLPRYPRRIALVTAVGGAALQDMLKIARRRWPLTELIVVDTLVQGEGAAESIARAIAYADTLGADIIVTGRGGGSAEDLWAFNEEAVAEAIFQAQTPVVSAVGHEVDTLISDFVADLRAPTPSAAMEMILPDQNELLRTLDERADRLRRRMRELLRSSEERLRREEEALKRASILSRLQSALEEFARLRRDYREVIRYRLSQFEGELLPLQRRCDETIRRQLARQEGRVKILEEQLRLQNPRQRTREGWAEVSLDGRRVPLEHLDPEMEFQLTDAQSRLRARVLHKEPLDTKVR